In Pseudomonas alcaliphila JAB1, a single window of DNA contains:
- a CDS encoding mechanosensitive ion channel family protein, with protein sequence MPNELNTWMDWLNTQPELLTLTATLALIVAAWLSNWVVKRILVRAIYRLVGATALGRHGQIKESGIIKRLSNIVPALVLSSGVVLVPGMPAAVVEVTRNVCSAFVVLTIAMAIGALLDILNTLYQRRPNAHLKPIKGYLQVIKIAIFAIAAILMVAALIDRSPLILLSGLGAMAAVLMLIFQDTLLSLVASVQISSSDIIRVGDWVEMPQLNADGDVIDIALHTVKVQNWDKTITTIPTKRFITDPFKNWRGMQESGGRRIKRALFLDQTSVHFLSDEEIARLRRFMLLDEYLDRKDQELQDWNTKLAEHGKEAVNTRRITNIGSFRAYVEHYLRHNPNIHQNMTLLVRQLSPTADGLPLEIYCFTNTIAWNAYEGIQSDIFDHLLAILPEFGLRVFQHPSGADMRELRPAIVEQHGAAQ encoded by the coding sequence ATGCCGAATGAGCTCAACACCTGGATGGACTGGCTGAACACTCAGCCAGAACTGCTCACCCTCACCGCCACCCTCGCCCTGATCGTCGCCGCCTGGCTGTCGAACTGGGTGGTCAAACGCATCCTGGTCCGCGCCATCTACCGCCTGGTCGGTGCGACCGCCCTGGGCCGCCATGGCCAGATCAAGGAAAGCGGCATCATCAAGCGCCTGTCCAACATCGTGCCGGCGCTGGTGCTGTCCAGCGGCGTGGTTTTGGTGCCGGGCATGCCCGCTGCCGTGGTGGAAGTGACGCGCAACGTCTGCAGCGCCTTCGTGGTGCTGACTATCGCCATGGCCATTGGCGCGCTGCTGGATATCCTCAACACCCTCTACCAGCGTCGCCCCAACGCACACCTGAAGCCGATCAAGGGCTACTTGCAGGTAATCAAGATTGCCATCTTCGCCATCGCCGCGATCCTGATGGTGGCGGCGCTGATCGACCGCTCGCCGCTGATCCTGCTGTCCGGCCTCGGCGCCATGGCCGCCGTGCTGATGTTGATCTTCCAGGACACCCTGCTGTCGCTGGTGGCCAGCGTGCAGATTTCCTCCAGCGACATCATCCGCGTCGGTGACTGGGTGGAAATGCCCCAGCTGAACGCTGACGGCGACGTGATCGATATCGCCCTGCACACGGTCAAGGTGCAGAACTGGGACAAGACCATCACCACCATCCCGACCAAGCGCTTCATCACCGACCCGTTCAAGAACTGGCGCGGCATGCAGGAGTCGGGTGGGCGTCGGATCAAACGTGCGCTGTTTCTGGATCAGACCAGCGTACATTTCCTCAGCGACGAGGAGATCGCACGGCTGCGCCGCTTCATGCTTCTGGATGAGTACCTCGACCGCAAGGACCAGGAACTGCAGGACTGGAACACCAAGCTGGCCGAGCACGGCAAGGAAGCGGTGAACACCCGCCGCATCACCAACATCGGCAGCTTCCGCGCCTACGTCGAGCACTACTTGCGGCACAACCCGAACATCCACCAGAACATGACCCTGCTGGTGCGCCAGCTCAGTCCGACTGCCGACGGCCTGCCGCTGGAAATCTACTGCTTCACCAACACCATCGCCTGGAATGCCTACGAAGGTATCCAGTCGGACATCTTCGACCACCTGCTGGCCATCCTCCCCGAGTTCGGCCTGCGCGTGTTCCAGCATCCGAGCGGTGCGGACATGCGCGAACTGCGGCCAGCCATCGTCGAACAGCACGGGGCGGCTCAATGA
- a CDS encoding LysR family transcriptional regulator, which translates to MIIGISANPKAAAIGKTDMNISPDSLQAFAQAANCGSLSAAARRLGKSQSTISEAVARLEIDLGVALFERGPRKLQLTEAGASLLAHAEEVLCASDRLARHAAGLARGQEARLTLALSDAYQPKQYEVRLQELDQRFPDLQFESLIAEQADVLDLITQGRAQLGLLAAQAAYPPHIAHARLEMSSEFGLFVAKDHPLSTLARVRQDDLSRWRLLRLSSVAHDDANTGELPGSGGRCWAAPDYLMLLEMARLGFGWAELPRQLVDAYGFGGLHELPCSGWPRRVTVDAIWSRQRELGPVAAWLLDRLLQDA; encoded by the coding sequence ATGATCATCGGAATATCAGCCAATCCAAAGGCAGCTGCCATCGGCAAAACCGATATGAATATTTCCCCCGATTCCCTCCAGGCCTTCGCCCAGGCCGCCAACTGTGGATCGCTCAGCGCCGCGGCGCGGCGCCTGGGCAAGAGCCAGTCGACCATCAGCGAGGCCGTCGCGCGCCTGGAAATCGACCTGGGCGTGGCATTGTTCGAACGCGGCCCACGCAAACTGCAGCTGACCGAAGCCGGTGCCAGCCTGCTGGCCCATGCGGAAGAAGTGCTCTGCGCCAGCGACCGCCTGGCGCGACACGCCGCAGGTTTGGCCAGAGGCCAGGAGGCTCGACTGACTCTGGCACTGTCCGACGCCTACCAGCCGAAACAATACGAAGTTCGCCTGCAGGAGCTGGATCAGCGCTTCCCCGATCTGCAGTTCGAAAGCCTGATCGCCGAACAGGCCGATGTGCTCGACCTGATCACCCAGGGCCGCGCGCAGCTGGGACTGCTCGCCGCGCAAGCGGCCTATCCACCGCATATCGCCCACGCCCGCCTGGAAATGAGCAGCGAGTTCGGCCTGTTCGTGGCCAAGGATCATCCCCTGAGCACGCTGGCCCGGGTACGCCAAGATGACTTGTCGCGCTGGCGCCTGCTGCGCCTGAGCAGCGTCGCCCATGACGATGCGAACACGGGCGAGTTGCCCGGCAGCGGCGGACGCTGCTGGGCCGCGCCGGACTACCTGATGCTGCTGGAGATGGCCCGCCTGGGCTTCGGCTGGGCCGAACTGCCCAGGCAACTGGTCGATGCCTACGGCTTTGGCGGCCTGCATGAACTGCCCTGCAGTGGCTGGCCACGGCGGGTAACGGTGGACGCCATCTGGTCGCGCCAGCGCGAACTCGGTCCGGTCGCGGCCTGGTTGCTCGACCGCCTGCTGCAAGACGCCTGA
- a CDS encoding amidohydrolase, translating into MSDKPDLELALIQTTLAWHDPAANREHFQALLEQARGADLVILPEMFSTGFSMESAELAEPEDGPSSVWLREQAQRIDAVICGSLIIQAADGSYRNRLLWARPNGSLAHYDKRHLFRMAGEHKHYSAGSEQVVLELKGWRVRPLICYDLRFPVWSRDAGGTDLLLYTANWPGARRQHWNRLLPARAIENLCYVAAVNRVGEDGKGHGYTGDSQVLDFQGETLLAAGDGDGVFRARLSSEALAAYRERFPAHLDGDAFTLN; encoded by the coding sequence ATGAGCGACAAACCCGATCTCGAACTGGCTCTGATCCAGACCACCCTGGCCTGGCATGATCCGGCGGCCAACCGTGAACACTTTCAGGCACTGCTGGAGCAGGCGCGTGGCGCTGATCTGGTGATCCTACCGGAGATGTTCAGCACAGGTTTTTCCATGGAATCGGCCGAGCTGGCCGAGCCCGAGGATGGCCCCAGCAGCGTCTGGCTGCGCGAGCAGGCGCAGCGTATCGATGCGGTGATCTGCGGCAGCCTGATCATCCAGGCGGCCGACGGCAGCTACCGTAATCGCCTGCTCTGGGCCCGCCCGAACGGCTCGCTGGCGCATTACGACAAGCGCCACCTGTTTCGCATGGCCGGTGAGCACAAGCATTACAGCGCCGGTAGCGAGCAGGTCGTGCTGGAGCTCAAGGGCTGGCGCGTGCGCCCGCTGATTTGCTACGACCTGCGCTTCCCGGTCTGGAGTCGCGATGCGGGTGGCACCGATCTACTGCTGTATACCGCCAACTGGCCGGGGGCGCGTCGCCAGCACTGGAACCGCCTGCTGCCAGCGCGAGCCATCGAGAACCTGTGCTATGTCGCGGCTGTGAACCGCGTCGGCGAGGACGGCAAGGGCCACGGATATACTGGCGATTCTCAGGTACTGGATTTCCAGGGCGAGACTCTGCTGGCGGCTGGCGATGGTGATGGTGTGTTCCGCGCCCGGCTGTCGAGTGAGGCACTGGCTGCCTACCGCGAGCGCTTCCCCGCACACCTGGACGGCGATGCCTTCACCTTGAACTGA
- a CDS encoding pyridoxal phosphate-dependent aminotransferase: MLVSKLPNVGTTIFTRMSQLALETGAINLSQGFPDFDGPQALREAVARHVMEGRNQYSPMTGLPSLRQQVAAKIARSYGVQRDADSEITITPGATEAIFCAVQALIHPGDEAIVLDPCYDSYEPSVELAGGRCVHVPLALPDFAVDWQRLSDAISPRTRLIFLNSPHNPSGALLSRVDLDKLAELIRGHDIHVISDEVYEHLIYDGARHASVLAHDELYQRAFVVSSFGKTYHVTGWKTGYVVAPSALTAELRKIHQYVNFCGVTPLQFALAEFMAAHPEHVEELPAFYQAKRDLFCDLLAGSRFTFTRAPGTYFQLADYSAIRPDLDDVAMAEWLTREHGVAAIPVSVFYQSAPEDMRLVRFCFAKREETLRQAAEKLSAV; encoded by the coding sequence ATGCTCGTCAGCAAATTGCCCAACGTTGGCACCACCATCTTCACGCGGATGTCCCAGCTCGCTCTGGAGACTGGCGCGATCAATCTGTCCCAGGGTTTCCCTGATTTCGATGGGCCGCAGGCGCTGCGCGAAGCCGTCGCGCGCCACGTCATGGAAGGGCGCAACCAGTATTCGCCGATGACCGGGTTGCCCAGTCTGCGCCAGCAGGTGGCGGCGAAGATCGCCCGCAGCTACGGCGTGCAGCGTGATGCCGACAGCGAGATCACCATCACCCCCGGCGCCACCGAGGCGATCTTTTGCGCGGTGCAGGCGCTGATTCATCCGGGGGATGAAGCCATCGTGCTCGACCCCTGCTACGACAGTTACGAGCCTTCGGTGGAGCTGGCCGGTGGTCGTTGCGTGCATGTGCCGCTGGCACTGCCGGATTTCGCCGTGGACTGGCAGCGCCTGAGTGATGCCATCAGCCCGCGTACCCGGCTGATCTTTCTCAACTCGCCGCACAACCCCAGCGGCGCTCTGCTGAGCCGTGTCGATCTGGACAAGCTGGCCGAGCTGATTCGTGGCCACGATATCCATGTGATCAGTGACGAGGTCTACGAGCACCTGATCTACGACGGCGCCCGCCATGCCAGCGTGCTGGCCCACGACGAGCTGTATCAGCGCGCCTTCGTGGTCAGCTCCTTCGGCAAGACTTATCACGTGACTGGCTGGAAGACTGGCTACGTGGTGGCGCCGTCGGCATTGACCGCCGAGCTGCGCAAGATTCATCAATACGTCAATTTCTGCGGCGTGACGCCTCTGCAGTTCGCTCTGGCCGAGTTCATGGCCGCGCATCCCGAGCATGTCGAGGAACTGCCGGCTTTCTATCAGGCCAAGCGCGACCTGTTTTGCGACCTGCTGGCTGGCTCGCGCTTCACCTTCACCCGCGCTCCGGGGACCTATTTCCAGTTGGCCGACTATTCGGCCATTCGCCCCGATCTGGACGACGTGGCCATGGCCGAGTGGCTGACCCGCGAGCATGGCGTGGCGGCGATTCCGGTGTCGGTGTTCTACCAGTCGGCGCCCGAGGATATGCGCCTGGTGCGCTTCTGCTTCGCCAAGCGTGAAGAAACCCTGCGCCAGGCCGCCGAGAAGCTCAGTGCGGTGTGA
- the leuA gene encoding 2-isopropylmalate synthase — translation MTMLKDPSKKYRPFTQIQIPDRTWPDKIIDKAPIWLSTDLRDGNQSLIEPMDAEKKMRFFKCLVAVGLKEIEVGFPSASQTDFDFVRELIEGGHIPDDVTIQVLTQARDDLIERTFESLKGAKKAIVHYYNACAPSFRKIVFNQDKAGVKAIAVAAGTTIKRLADAAPETQWGFEYSPEVFSSTEIDFAVEVCNAVIGVFQPTPANKLILNLPATIECATPNNYADQIEWFGRHVDRRDSVLISVHTHNDRGTGVAASELAVMAGADRVEGCLFGNGERTGNVCLVTLALNLYTQGVNPELDFSDIDAVRKVVEDCNQIPVHPRHPYVGDLVHTAFSGSHQDAIRKGFAQQKQDALWEVPYLPIDPADIGRDYEAVIRVNSQSGKGGITFLLEQEYGISLPRRMQIEFSQVVQRETDRLGLEMTAAQIHQLLETEYLQARSPYTLKGHRLQEENGTSAVDIEVIEGAEKHHWRGIGKGPLEALAAALPVAVEVMDYSEHAIGAGTNAKAAAYIELRVNGGRALHGIGIDENLTTASFRALFSALNRALSQTESQAA, via the coding sequence ATGACCATGCTCAAAGACCCGTCGAAGAAATACCGTCCGTTCACCCAGATCCAGATTCCGGACCGCACCTGGCCGGACAAAATCATCGACAAGGCGCCGATCTGGCTGTCCACCGATTTGCGCGACGGTAACCAGTCGCTGATCGAGCCGATGGATGCCGAGAAGAAGATGCGCTTCTTCAAGTGCCTGGTCGCAGTGGGCCTGAAGGAAATCGAAGTGGGCTTCCCGTCCGCCTCGCAGACCGACTTCGACTTCGTCCGCGAGCTGATCGAAGGCGGCCACATCCCCGACGACGTCACCATCCAGGTGCTGACCCAGGCCCGTGACGACCTTATCGAGCGCACCTTCGAGTCGCTCAAAGGTGCCAAGAAGGCCATCGTCCACTACTACAACGCCTGCGCGCCGAGCTTCCGCAAGATCGTCTTCAATCAGGACAAGGCCGGCGTCAAAGCCATCGCCGTGGCCGCTGGCACCACCATCAAGCGCCTGGCCGATGCCGCGCCGGAAACCCAGTGGGGCTTCGAGTACTCGCCGGAAGTGTTCAGCAGCACCGAGATCGATTTTGCCGTCGAGGTGTGCAACGCGGTGATCGGTGTGTTCCAGCCGACCCCGGCGAACAAGCTGATTCTCAATCTGCCCGCCACCATCGAGTGCGCCACACCGAACAACTACGCCGACCAGATCGAGTGGTTCGGTCGTCACGTCGACCGCCGCGACAGCGTGCTGATCAGCGTGCACACCCACAATGACCGTGGCACCGGCGTCGCAGCCTCGGAACTGGCCGTCATGGCTGGCGCCGACCGCGTCGAAGGCTGCCTGTTCGGTAACGGCGAGCGCACCGGCAACGTCTGCCTGGTGACCCTGGCGCTGAACCTCTACACCCAGGGCGTGAACCCCGAACTGGACTTCTCGGACATCGACGCCGTGCGCAAGGTGGTCGAGGACTGCAACCAGATTCCGGTGCACCCGCGCCACCCGTACGTCGGCGACCTGGTGCACACCGCCTTCTCCGGCTCGCACCAGGACGCCATCCGTAAGGGCTTCGCCCAGCAGAAGCAAGATGCTCTCTGGGAAGTGCCCTACCTGCCGATCGACCCGGCCGATATCGGCCGCGACTACGAGGCGGTGATCCGCGTGAACAGTCAGTCCGGCAAGGGCGGTATCACCTTCCTGCTCGAGCAGGAATACGGCATCAGCCTGCCGCGGCGCATGCAGATCGAGTTCAGCCAGGTAGTACAGCGCGAAACCGATCGCCTCGGCCTGGAAATGACTGCTGCGCAGATCCATCAGTTGCTCGAAACCGAATACCTGCAAGCGCGCAGCCCCTACACCCTGAAAGGCCATCGCCTGCAGGAAGAAAACGGCACCAGCGCGGTGGATATCGAGGTTATCGAAGGCGCTGAAAAACACCACTGGCGCGGCATCGGCAAGGGCCCACTGGAAGCCCTGGCCGCAGCCCTGCCCGTCGCGGTGGAAGTCATGGACTACAGCGAGCACGCCATCGGCGCCGGCACCAATGCCAAGGCGGCTGCCTACATCGAGCTGCGTGTCAACGGCGGTCGTGCCCTGCACGGCATCGGCATCGACGAGAACCTGACCACCGCGAGCTTCCGCGCCCTGTTCAGCGCGCTGAACCGCGCCCTGAGTCAGACCGAGTCGCAAGCGGCCTGA
- the xseA gene encoding exodeoxyribonuclease VII large subunit gives MINDPFARLNLDREVLSVSQLNNRARLLLEDVFAGIWVEGEISNLARPASGHIYFTLKDSQAQVRCALFRQNAARVRQALRDGLAVKVRGKVSLFEGRGDYQLILDAVEPAGDGALRLAFEALKEKLGAEGLFSTERKITLPAHPKRIGIVTSPTGAVIRDIISVFRRRAPQVELNLIPTAVQGREATAQIVRALQRADAQGFDALILARGGGSLEDLWCFNEEAVARAVAACVTPIVSAVGHETDVSIADFVADVRAPTPSAAAELLAPDSSELVQRLHNLQRRLVLHMQGRLARERLRLEGTSRRLRHPGERLRQQAQRLDDLDMRLRRAFNQQLANQRERLARLDARLAAQHPGRNLALLRQRLDGLAARLPRVMQSQLRSQRQQLGALAAQLQIVSPLATLGRGYSILLDERGQAVRSAAQTQPGQRLKARLGEGELEVRVEDNHIQPATLSLLD, from the coding sequence ATGATCAATGACCCTTTTGCCCGCCTGAACCTCGACCGCGAGGTGCTCAGTGTCAGCCAGCTCAACAACCGCGCCCGCCTGCTGCTGGAGGACGTGTTCGCCGGTATCTGGGTCGAGGGGGAAATCTCCAACCTCGCCCGCCCGGCCTCCGGCCACATCTACTTCACCCTGAAGGACAGTCAGGCCCAGGTGCGTTGCGCGCTGTTCCGGCAGAACGCCGCGCGCGTGCGCCAGGCGCTGCGTGATGGTCTGGCAGTGAAGGTGCGCGGCAAGGTCTCGCTGTTCGAAGGGCGCGGCGACTACCAGCTGATTCTCGACGCCGTGGAGCCGGCCGGCGACGGCGCCCTGCGCCTGGCCTTCGAGGCACTGAAGGAGAAGCTCGGCGCCGAAGGTCTGTTCTCTACCGAACGCAAGATCACCCTGCCCGCTCACCCCAAGCGCATCGGCATCGTCACCTCACCGACCGGTGCGGTGATCCGCGACATCATCAGCGTGTTTCGCCGGCGCGCGCCGCAGGTGGAGCTGAACCTGATCCCCACCGCCGTACAGGGCCGTGAGGCCACCGCGCAGATCGTGCGCGCCCTGCAACGCGCCGATGCTCAGGGTTTCGACGCACTGATCCTGGCCCGTGGCGGTGGCTCGCTGGAAGACCTCTGGTGCTTCAACGAGGAAGCCGTGGCCCGCGCCGTGGCGGCCTGCGTGACGCCCATCGTCAGCGCCGTGGGTCATGAGACGGACGTGTCCATCGCCGACTTCGTCGCCGATGTGCGCGCGCCGACGCCTTCAGCCGCCGCCGAACTGCTGGCACCCGATAGCAGCGAGCTGGTGCAGCGCCTGCACAACCTGCAACGCCGCCTGGTCCTGCACATGCAAGGACGCCTGGCTCGCGAACGTCTACGCCTGGAAGGAACCAGCCGACGCCTGCGCCACCCCGGCGAGCGCCTGCGCCAGCAAGCCCAGCGCCTGGACGATCTGGACATGCGCCTGCGCCGTGCCTTCAACCAGCAACTGGCCAATCAGCGCGAACGTTTGGCCCGTCTCGACGCTCGCCTCGCCGCGCAGCATCCGGGGCGTAACCTGGCCCTGTTGCGCCAGCGCCTGGATGGCCTGGCCGCGCGCCTGCCACGCGTAATGCAAAGCCAATTGCGCAGCCAGCGCCAGCAACTGGGTGCACTGGCCGCGCAACTGCAGATCGTCAGCCCCCTGGCCACCCTCGGCCGCGGCTACAGCATCCTTCTCGACGAACGTGGCCAGGCCGTGCGCAGCGCCGCGCAGACCCAACCGGGCCAGCGCCTCAAGGCGCGCCTTGGCGAAGGCGAGCTGGAGGTGCGCGTCGAGGACAACCACATACAACCGGCGACGCTGTCGCTATTGGATTAA
- a CDS encoding glutathione S-transferase, with amino-acid sequence MITLHHLNNSRSQRILWMLEEIGIEYQIKHYQRDPQTMLAPAELRQVHPLGKSPLITDGELTLAESGAIIEYLAERYGDWLLPAAGSPERLRCRYWLHYAEGSAMPPLLLKLVFDKLRSAPMPFFIKPIARGIANKVSQAFISPQLKLHFDYLESQLSEHDWFAGDAFSAADIQLSFPLEAAAARGVLNNHPRLSDFLQRIHARPAYRRALEKGGAYDYAD; translated from the coding sequence ATGATTACCCTGCATCACCTGAACAACTCGCGCTCGCAACGCATTCTCTGGATGCTCGAAGAGATTGGTATCGAGTACCAGATCAAGCACTACCAGCGCGACCCGCAGACCATGCTCGCCCCTGCCGAGCTGCGCCAGGTGCATCCTCTGGGCAAGTCGCCGCTGATCACCGACGGCGAACTGACCCTGGCCGAATCCGGCGCCATCATCGAATACCTGGCCGAGCGCTATGGCGATTGGTTGCTGCCTGCCGCCGGCAGCCCGGAACGCCTGCGCTGCCGCTACTGGCTGCATTACGCCGAAGGTTCGGCAATGCCACCACTGTTGCTCAAGCTGGTCTTCGACAAACTGCGCAGCGCGCCAATGCCGTTCTTTATCAAACCCATCGCCAGAGGCATCGCGAACAAGGTCAGTCAGGCGTTCATCTCGCCGCAGTTGAAGCTGCATTTCGACTACCTGGAGAGCCAGCTGAGCGAGCACGACTGGTTCGCAGGCGATGCGTTCAGCGCTGCCGATATTCAGCTCAGTTTCCCGCTTGAAGCAGCTGCCGCCCGTGGCGTGCTCAACAATCACCCGCGCCTGAGCGATTTCCTGCAACGCATCCATGCCAGGCCGGCCTATCGCCGTGCCCTGGAAAAAGGCGGCGCCTACGACTACGCCGACTGA
- a CDS encoding peptidoglycan DD-metalloendopeptidase family protein, translating into MTQKLRGQSPLLHKLCLFVLALCLALPAHAEGFITRLLNKPVPGGVAVIDLGNPAQAPKVRYQGKPVLTVHEDSKRWIAIVGIPLSVKPGTQQIEVEGGQRLNFQVGAKHYTEQRITIKNQQQVTPNAANLKRIERELAEQTRAYQQFSARQPSNLMFDRPVNGPLSSPFGLRRFFNGEERNPHSGLDFAANRGTPIKAPAAGKVILIGDYFFNGKTVFLDHGQGLISMFCHLSEIDVKLGDEIARGGHVGKVGATGRATGPHLHWNVSLNDARVDPAIFIGAFKP; encoded by the coding sequence ATGACCCAAAAGCTTCGCGGGCAGAGCCCGCTCCTACACAAGCTGTGCCTGTTCGTCCTGGCTCTGTGTCTGGCCCTCCCCGCCCACGCCGAAGGCTTTATCACCCGCCTGCTGAACAAGCCGGTGCCGGGTGGTGTGGCGGTGATCGATCTGGGTAACCCGGCGCAGGCGCCCAAGGTGCGCTATCAGGGCAAGCCGGTGCTGACCGTGCATGAGGACAGCAAGCGCTGGATCGCCATCGTCGGCATTCCACTCAGCGTCAAACCGGGCACTCAGCAGATAGAGGTCGAGGGCGGCCAGAGGCTGAATTTCCAGGTCGGTGCCAAGCACTACACCGAGCAGCGCATCACCATCAAGAACCAGCAGCAGGTCACCCCCAACGCCGCCAACCTCAAACGCATCGAACGCGAACTGGCCGAGCAGACCCGCGCCTACCAGCAGTTCAGCGCACGCCAGCCGAGCAACCTGATGTTCGACAGACCAGTCAACGGCCCGCTGTCCAGTCCGTTCGGCTTGCGTCGTTTCTTCAACGGCGAAGAGCGCAACCCGCACTCGGGTCTGGACTTCGCCGCCAACCGCGGCACACCGATCAAGGCGCCAGCCGCCGGCAAGGTGATCCTCATCGGTGACTACTTCTTCAATGGCAAGACAGTGTTCCTCGATCACGGCCAGGGGCTGATCAGCATGTTCTGCCACCTGTCCGAGATCGACGTGAAGCTTGGCGACGAAATCGCCCGAGGTGGCCATGTCGGCAAGGTCGGAGCCACCGGACGCGCCACCGGCCCGCACCTGCACTGGAACGTCAGCCTCAACGACGCTCGGGTCGACCCGGCGATCTTCATCGGCGCGTTCAAGCCCTGA